From one Streptomyces sp. 846.5 genomic stretch:
- a CDS encoding methylenetetrahydrofolate reductase: MPSVDTASAIAVLLEDFSLEMTGKDVPKLEEARGLIPAGTRINVTFLGNEDLPMRLAAAQAVRRYGFVPVPHISARRLRSQAELEVFLAALHSGGTSDSVFVVGGDPAQAHGPYAEALSVIRSGLLQQYGVRDIGITGYPEGHPDIPAPALWSAIEGKAAALAEQEVPGSVITQFGFDVDPVLAWVEQLRARGVTLPVRIGVPGPAGIKRLMSYAARFGVGTSASVAKKYGFSITNLMGTTGPGKFIHALGERYDAERHGELRLHFYTFGGLRATSEWIADFKREALA; the protein is encoded by the coding sequence ATGCCTTCCGTCGACACCGCATCAGCAATCGCCGTCCTGCTGGAGGACTTCTCCCTGGAGATGACCGGCAAGGACGTCCCGAAGCTGGAGGAGGCCCGCGGGCTGATCCCGGCCGGTACCCGTATCAATGTCACCTTCCTCGGCAACGAGGACCTGCCGATGCGGTTGGCCGCGGCGCAGGCCGTGCGCCGGTACGGATTCGTCCCGGTGCCGCACATCTCGGCCCGGCGGCTGCGTTCGCAGGCGGAGCTGGAGGTGTTCCTCGCCGCGCTGCACTCGGGCGGGACGTCGGACAGCGTCTTCGTGGTGGGCGGGGATCCCGCGCAGGCCCACGGCCCTTATGCGGAGGCCCTGTCCGTCATCCGCTCGGGCCTGCTCCAGCAGTACGGCGTCCGCGACATCGGCATCACCGGCTATCCCGAGGGGCACCCTGACATCCCCGCCCCGGCGCTGTGGTCGGCGATCGAGGGCAAGGCTGCCGCCCTGGCCGAGCAGGAGGTGCCCGGCAGCGTCATCACCCAGTTCGGCTTCGACGTCGACCCGGTCCTGGCGTGGGTCGAGCAGTTGCGGGCCCGCGGCGTCACCCTGCCGGTCCGGATCGGCGTGCCCGGTCCGGCCGGCATCAAGCGGCTGATGTCGTACGCGGCCCGCTTCGGCGTCGGCACCAGTGCGTCCGTGGCGAAGAAGTACGGCTTCTCGATCACCAACCTGATGGGCACCACCGGCCCGGGAAAGTTCATCCACGCCCTGGGCGAGCGCTACGACGCCGAGCGGCACGGCGAACTGCGGCTGCACTTCTACACGTTCGGCGGCCTCAGGGCGACCTCCGAATGGATCGCCGACTTCAAGAGGGAAGCCCTGGCGTGA
- a CDS encoding LacI family DNA-binding transcriptional regulator, whose product MKRVTLNDVAAASGVSRATVSFVLNDDPKQTISGATRDRVRQAARTLGYVPHGLARALREGTSRIVVLNLDRGLEGNYCRSYLQGLDEELAAHDYALFVRHPTEGGRSQQQVLDAIAPRAVLTFGEVYLAGHPLDDQGGGWDDGMAAHVALQVGHLADRSHTNIAMALPATDSPVVRVRLQFVREVLDRRSLPGPVTLTLPRTRQEGAPVVRDFMADHPEVTAVAAFDDDVALRMLAALHDLGVAVPDGLAVIGYDDTEYGGLVTPSLTTVHINAEVHGRRAARTALGLDAADLVAAPARVIVRESA is encoded by the coding sequence GTGAAGCGAGTCACGCTGAACGACGTCGCGGCGGCCAGTGGCGTCTCGCGGGCCACGGTCAGTTTTGTGCTCAACGACGACCCGAAGCAGACCATCTCCGGCGCCACCCGCGACCGCGTGCGCCAGGCCGCCCGCACCCTCGGCTACGTCCCGCACGGTCTCGCCCGCGCACTGCGCGAAGGCACCTCCCGGATCGTGGTCCTCAACCTGGACCGGGGCCTGGAGGGCAACTACTGCCGCAGCTACCTCCAGGGGCTGGACGAGGAACTGGCCGCCCACGACTACGCACTGTTCGTTCGACACCCCACCGAAGGGGGGCGTTCCCAGCAGCAGGTGCTGGACGCGATCGCGCCCAGGGCGGTGCTGACGTTCGGTGAGGTCTACCTGGCCGGGCACCCGTTGGACGACCAGGGCGGCGGCTGGGACGACGGTATGGCCGCTCACGTGGCGCTGCAGGTCGGCCACCTCGCGGACCGGAGCCACACCAACATCGCGATGGCGCTGCCGGCGACGGACAGCCCCGTGGTACGGGTCCGGCTGCAGTTCGTGCGCGAGGTGCTGGACCGGCGCTCCCTGCCCGGACCGGTGACGCTGACCCTGCCGCGCACCAGGCAGGAGGGCGCGCCGGTGGTACGGGACTTCATGGCCGACCATCCGGAGGTCACGGCGGTGGCCGCCTTCGACGACGATGTGGCGCTGCGCATGCTGGCCGCCCTGCACGACCTGGGCGTCGCCGTGCCCGACGGTCTGGCTGTCATCGGGTACGACGACACCGAGTACGGCGGCCTGGTCACCCCGTCGCTGACCACCGTGCACATCAACGCGGAGGTGCACGGCCGCCGGGCCGCGCGGACCGCGCTGGGCCTGGACGCCGCAGACCTGGTGGCGGCGCCCGCCCGGGTCATCGTCCGCGAGTCCGCCTGA
- the purU gene encoding formyltetrahydrofolate deformylase, with amino-acid sequence MILQGRDGNGIVAAVAAVLAAHGANIVSLDQYSDNPQGGAFFQRTVFSLDGLQAVLPAIDAELATRLAEFDLDYTLRDMSVPKRVAIFASKSDHCLLDLLWRHRRGELPVTVAMVISNHPDTAEEVRSFGIPFFHVPSAGPDKSAAEAENLRLLKDNVDFVVLARYMQILSGDFIRDIGVPIINIHHSFLPAFIGAGPYAKAKERGVKLVGATAHYVTQDLDEGPIIEQDVVRVTHAHTATELTRRGADVERAVLSRAVQWHSEDRVIRQGNHTIVFP; translated from the coding sequence CTGATCCTCCAGGGCCGGGACGGCAACGGCATAGTCGCCGCGGTCGCGGCCGTGCTGGCCGCGCACGGCGCCAACATCGTCTCCCTCGACCAGTACTCCGACAATCCGCAGGGCGGCGCGTTCTTCCAGCGCACCGTCTTCAGCCTCGACGGTCTGCAGGCCGTGCTACCCGCCATCGACGCCGAACTCGCCACCCGGCTCGCGGAGTTCGACCTGGACTACACCCTGCGGGACATGTCGGTGCCCAAGCGCGTCGCGATCTTCGCCTCGAAGTCCGACCACTGCCTGCTCGACCTGCTCTGGCGGCACCGCCGCGGCGAACTGCCGGTCACTGTCGCCATGGTCATCTCCAACCACCCCGACACCGCCGAGGAGGTCCGCAGCTTCGGCATCCCCTTCTTCCACGTCCCCTCCGCGGGCCCCGACAAGTCCGCCGCCGAGGCGGAGAACCTGCGCCTGCTGAAGGACAACGTCGACTTCGTCGTGCTGGCCCGCTACATGCAGATCCTCTCCGGCGACTTCATCCGCGACATCGGCGTGCCGATCATCAACATCCACCACTCCTTCCTGCCGGCCTTCATCGGCGCGGGCCCCTACGCCAAGGCCAAGGAACGCGGCGTCAAACTGGTCGGCGCCACCGCCCACTACGTCACCCAGGACCTGGACGAGGGCCCGATCATCGAGCAGGACGTCGTCCGCGTCACCCACGCCCACACCGCCACCGAGCTCACCCGACGCGGCGCCGACGTCGAACGCGCCGTGCTGTCCCGCGCCGTGCAGTGGCACAGCGAGGACCGGGTCATCCGCCAGGGCAACCACACCATCGTCTTCCCCTGA
- a CDS encoding MarR family transcriptional regulator, with the protein MSSASNAADRPWQDRLTYVLWRAQQAAHRRVQEELDGLGVTMTQLGLAVHLDELGLMSASDLSRLFHITPQSVTTALNQLERADWVRRLPHPIHKRVVLYELTEAGLAGVAEGRTRIAAVDDSFLDILGASGRDEAIGLLRSLTVALDGEDPAQPSIWPVVRAVTPGLPS; encoded by the coding sequence ATGTCCTCGGCATCGAACGCGGCCGACCGCCCCTGGCAGGACCGGCTCACCTATGTGCTGTGGCGGGCCCAGCAGGCGGCGCACCGTCGCGTCCAGGAGGAGCTCGACGGTCTCGGCGTCACCATGACGCAGCTCGGCCTGGCCGTGCACCTGGACGAGTTGGGCCTGATGTCGGCGTCGGATCTCTCCCGCCTCTTCCACATCACGCCGCAGAGCGTGACCACTGCCCTGAATCAGCTCGAACGCGCCGACTGGGTGCGTCGTCTGCCGCATCCGATCCACAAGCGCGTCGTCCTGTACGAGCTCACCGAGGCGGGCCTGGCGGGCGTGGCGGAGGGGCGCACGCGGATCGCCGCGGTGGACGACAGCTTCCTCGACATCCTGGGGGCGTCCGGCCGGGACGAGGCCATCGGTCTGCTGCGCAGCCTCACCGTCGCCCTGGACGGGGAGGACCCGGCGCAACCCAGCATCTGGCCGGTGGTCCGGGCGGTCACGCCAGGGCTTCCCTCTTGA
- the folD gene encoding bifunctional methylenetetrahydrofolate dehydrogenase/methenyltetrahydrofolate cyclohydrolase FolD — protein MTTTTIDGRAIAHNVRARVARDVAATAAATGRIPGLATVLVGDDPASAVYVAAKRRAIAAAGMRDFHRSLPGGATQEEVGALIDALAADPDVSGILLQLPLPHGLDAAALIDRIPVGKDVDGLTTLSVGRLGRGEYGLRPCTPSGVIELLDAARVSLAGAHAVVVGASELVGRPMAQLLLQRHATVTIAHIHTRDLPAVTRTADILVVATGVPGLIGPEHIKPGATVVDVGITRTDHGLTGDVRTAEVDGIAARLTPVPGGVGPMTIAMLMVNTLRAHQWAQSTRADGGPPPPPGDAPRHFRA, from the coding sequence ATGACCACAACCACCATCGACGGCAGGGCCATTGCCCACAACGTCCGGGCCCGGGTGGCCCGCGACGTCGCCGCCACCGCGGCGGCCACCGGCCGGATCCCCGGCCTGGCCACCGTCCTGGTCGGCGACGACCCCGCCAGCGCGGTCTATGTCGCGGCCAAACGACGTGCGATCGCCGCGGCCGGGATGCGGGACTTCCACCGCTCGCTGCCCGGCGGCGCCACCCAGGAGGAGGTCGGAGCCCTCATCGACGCCCTGGCCGCCGACCCGGACGTCTCCGGCATCCTGCTCCAACTCCCGCTGCCGCACGGCCTGGACGCCGCGGCGCTGATCGACCGCATCCCGGTCGGCAAGGACGTCGACGGCCTGACCACCCTCAGCGTGGGACGGCTCGGACGCGGCGAGTACGGCCTGCGGCCGTGCACCCCCAGCGGCGTCATCGAACTCCTCGACGCCGCCCGGGTTTCCCTCGCCGGAGCCCACGCCGTGGTCGTCGGCGCCTCCGAACTGGTCGGCCGCCCGATGGCCCAACTCCTGCTGCAGCGCCACGCCACCGTCACCATCGCCCACATCCACACCCGCGACCTGCCGGCGGTCACCCGCACCGCCGACATCCTCGTGGTGGCCACCGGTGTGCCCGGACTCATCGGCCCCGAGCACATCAAGCCCGGCGCCACCGTCGTCGACGTCGGCATCACCCGCACCGACCACGGCCTGACCGGCGACGTGCGCACCGCCGAGGTCGACGGCATCGCCGCCCGGCTCACCCCGGTCCCCGGCGGCGTCGGGCCCATGACCATCGCCATGCTGATGGTCAACACCCTGCGCGCCCACCAGTGGGCCCAGTCCACCCGCGCCGACGGCGGTCCTCCGCCGCCACCCGGTGACGCCCCGCGCCACTTCCGGGCGTGA
- a CDS encoding aminomethyltransferase family protein translates to MASLEEEINNAGGPLALLRQGRSGAYPFPVKSEFSNWRDEQEAWRTSAALMDLSHHMRDLVVQGPDTYRLLEHLGANSFQGFGPGSAKQLITVRPDGYMIGDCILFCIADHHVRIVGRPPALSWVEFNADTDDWDVTVRRDERTVNNPKGRELFRLQLQGPHAAAIFEKVNGGPMPDIPFFHMGTFNVGPHRVTALNHRMSGFPGYEFTGPYADFEAVRDTIVEAGAEFGLRQIGARAYASVATESGWIANTLPATYSGDDMKAFREWMPARSFEGSLALGGSYVADRIEDYYTTPWDLGYGHILKFDHDFIGRDGLEARKDEPHRRKAWVLWEREDVAKIYSSLYEEGDKRFKYLEMPAAFYTACQFDRIEKDGALVGAAMLTSYSSNVRGWISLGTIAPEAAVGDQVEIVWGEPDGGSPNPAVERHTQTRVRGTVVSRPFAKH, encoded by the coding sequence ATGGCCAGTCTCGAAGAAGAGATCAACAACGCCGGTGGGCCACTCGCCCTGTTGCGGCAGGGGCGTTCGGGCGCCTACCCGTTCCCGGTGAAGTCCGAGTTCAGCAACTGGCGTGACGAGCAGGAGGCCTGGCGCACCAGCGCCGCGCTGATGGACCTGTCGCACCACATGCGCGACCTCGTCGTCCAGGGCCCGGACACCTACCGCCTGCTGGAACACCTCGGCGCCAACAGCTTCCAGGGCTTCGGTCCCGGCAGCGCCAAGCAGCTCATCACGGTCCGTCCCGACGGCTACATGATCGGCGACTGCATCCTCTTCTGCATCGCCGACCACCATGTGCGGATCGTGGGTCGGCCGCCGGCCCTGAGCTGGGTCGAGTTCAACGCGGACACCGACGACTGGGACGTCACCGTCCGCCGCGACGAGCGCACGGTCAACAACCCCAAGGGCCGGGAGCTGTTCCGCCTGCAACTGCAGGGCCCGCACGCCGCCGCGATCTTCGAGAAGGTCAACGGCGGACCGATGCCCGACATCCCCTTCTTCCACATGGGGACCTTCAACGTCGGCCCGCACCGGGTCACCGCCCTCAACCACCGCATGTCCGGCTTCCCCGGCTACGAGTTCACCGGCCCGTACGCCGACTTCGAAGCGGTGCGGGACACCATCGTCGAGGCCGGAGCCGAGTTCGGCCTGCGCCAGATAGGCGCCCGGGCGTACGCCTCGGTCGCCACCGAGTCCGGCTGGATCGCGAACACGCTGCCCGCCACCTACAGCGGCGACGACATGAAGGCCTTCCGCGAGTGGATGCCGGCCCGCTCCTTCGAGGGCAGCCTCGCCCTCGGCGGCAGCTACGTCGCCGACCGGATCGAGGACTACTACACCACCCCCTGGGACCTCGGTTACGGCCACATCCTCAAGTTCGACCACGACTTCATCGGCCGGGACGGACTGGAGGCCCGCAAAGACGAGCCGCACCGCCGCAAGGCCTGGGTCCTGTGGGAGCGCGAGGACGTCGCAAAGATCTACTCCAGCCTGTACGAGGAGGGCGACAAGCGCTTCAAGTACCTGGAGATGCCGGCCGCCTTCTACACGGCCTGTCAGTTCGACCGCATCGAGAAGGACGGGGCACTCGTCGGAGCCGCCATGCTCACCTCCTACTCCTCGAACGTGCGCGGATGGATCTCACTCGGCACGATCGCCCCCGAGGCGGCGGTCGGCGACCAGGTCGAGATCGTCTGGGGCGAACCCGACGGGGGCTCCCCGAACCCGGCAGTCGAGCGCCACACCCAGACCCGGGTACGGGGAACCGTCGTCTCCCGCCCCTTCGCCAAGCACTGA
- a CDS encoding AsnC family transcriptional regulator — MADDIDMKILHSLQCAPRAPFRLIGEVIGVSEQTAARRYHALHRDGVVRVVGMVNPAVYGQAQWVARIRCRPDRVGPLADALARRPDIAYANIASGGSEIICVIRSPVEAQRDDMLMQQLPKSAAVLDVSIDLLIHPFGDPGTVGWASYGGRLTPEQVRQLAGDPPAAPTGPLLPPAEEDAPLLDAVAQDGRTTHTQLAALTGWSTARVARRLDALESSGTLSYDVDSLPERLGYQLNATLWLRVAPAHLQRIGEELARHDEVAFAGATSGQPNVMAIVICRDAEDFYRYLTTRLAAVPGIDAYGVSIRVRRLKQAASLISRGRLVRPSPA, encoded by the coding sequence ATGGCAGACGATATCGACATGAAAATCCTCCACTCCCTGCAATGTGCGCCGCGTGCCCCGTTCCGCCTCATCGGCGAGGTGATCGGCGTATCGGAGCAGACCGCGGCCCGCCGCTACCACGCCCTGCACCGCGATGGGGTGGTGCGCGTGGTGGGCATGGTCAACCCCGCCGTGTACGGACAGGCGCAGTGGGTCGCCCGCATCCGCTGCCGCCCGGACCGCGTCGGCCCGCTCGCCGACGCACTCGCCCGGCGGCCCGACATCGCCTACGCCAACATCGCCTCCGGCGGCTCGGAGATCATCTGCGTCATCCGCTCACCCGTCGAAGCACAGCGCGACGACATGCTGATGCAGCAGCTCCCCAAATCGGCCGCCGTCCTCGACGTGAGCATCGACCTGCTCATCCATCCGTTCGGCGACCCCGGCACGGTGGGCTGGGCCAGCTACGGCGGACGCCTCACCCCCGAGCAGGTACGGCAACTCGCCGGCGATCCGCCCGCCGCCCCTACCGGACCGCTGCTGCCCCCGGCCGAGGAGGACGCCCCGCTACTGGACGCCGTGGCCCAGGACGGCCGCACCACCCACACCCAACTCGCCGCACTCACCGGCTGGTCCACCGCCCGGGTGGCCCGCCGGCTCGACGCCCTGGAGAGCTCCGGCACCCTCTCCTACGACGTCGACTCGCTCCCCGAGCGGCTCGGGTACCAGCTCAACGCCACCCTCTGGCTGCGGGTCGCCCCCGCCCACCTCCAGCGCATCGGCGAGGAACTCGCCCGCCACGACGAAGTCGCCTTCGCCGGCGCCACCAGCGGACAGCCCAATGTGATGGCCATCGTCATCTGCCGCGACGCCGAGGACTTCTACCGCTACCTCACCACCCGGCTCGCCGCCGTCCCCGGCATCGACGCGTACGGCGTCAGTATCAGGGTCCGCCGCCTCAAACAGGCCGCCTCCCTCATCTCCCGCGGCCGCCTGGTCCGCCCGTCCCCCGCATAG